A single Klebsiella variicola DNA region contains:
- the mutY gene encoding A/G-specific adenine glycosylase yields the protein MTFLAAQFSAQVLDWYDKYGRKTLPWQIAKTPYKVWLSEVMLQQTQVTTVIPYFERFMARFPTVVDLANAPLDEVLHLWTGLGYYARARNLHKAAQQVATQHGGIFPQSFEEVAALPGVGRSTAGAILSLSLGQHYPILDGNVKRVLARCYAVSGWPGKKEVEKRLWDISEEVTPAQGVERFNQAMMDLGAMVCTRSKPKCELCPLSNGCVAYANHSWAEYPGKKPKQTIPERTGYFLLMQHGDEVFLSQRPPVGLWGGLFCFPQFADEAELREWLAQRQIKADNLTQLTAFRHTFSHFHLDIVPMWLTVHSSGACMDEGNALWYNLAQPPSVGLAAPVERLLQQLKAGTPV from the coding sequence TTGACTTTTCTCGCCGCGCAATTTTCAGCCCAGGTCCTGGACTGGTACGACAAATACGGGCGTAAAACCCTGCCCTGGCAAATCGCCAAGACGCCCTACAAAGTATGGCTCTCCGAAGTGATGTTGCAACAAACCCAGGTGACCACGGTAATCCCGTATTTTGAACGCTTTATGGCGCGTTTCCCAACGGTGGTTGATTTAGCCAACGCGCCGCTGGATGAGGTGCTGCATCTGTGGACCGGCCTTGGCTACTACGCGCGGGCGCGCAATTTACATAAAGCCGCCCAGCAGGTGGCGACACAGCATGGCGGCATCTTCCCGCAATCCTTTGAGGAAGTGGCCGCGCTGCCCGGCGTCGGGCGTTCAACGGCAGGGGCGATTTTGTCGCTTTCGCTCGGTCAGCATTATCCGATTCTCGACGGCAACGTGAAGCGCGTGCTCGCCCGCTGCTATGCTGTCAGCGGCTGGCCGGGAAAAAAAGAGGTCGAAAAACGGCTGTGGGATATCAGCGAAGAGGTGACCCCGGCGCAAGGGGTAGAACGCTTCAACCAGGCGATGATGGATCTCGGGGCGATGGTTTGCACCCGCTCGAAGCCGAAGTGCGAGCTGTGCCCGTTGAGCAATGGCTGCGTGGCCTACGCGAATCATTCATGGGCGGAATATCCGGGTAAAAAACCGAAGCAGACCATCCCGGAACGCACCGGCTATTTCCTGCTGATGCAGCACGGCGACGAGGTGTTTCTCTCCCAGCGTCCGCCGGTGGGTTTGTGGGGCGGACTATTCTGTTTTCCGCAGTTTGCAGACGAAGCGGAGCTGCGCGAGTGGCTGGCGCAGCGTCAGATAAAGGCCGATAATCTGACGCAATTAACCGCCTTTCGCCACACTTTCAGCCATTTCCACCTGGATATTGTGCCGATGTGGCTTACAGTGCACTCATCTGGCGCATGCATGGATGAAGGCAACGCACTCTGGTATAACTTAGCGCAGCCGCCGTCGGTCGGACTGGCGGCCCCCGTGGAGCGCTTGTTGCAACAGTTAAAAGCCGGAACGCCGGTATAA
- a CDS encoding nucleoside permease — protein sequence MNLKLQLKILSFLQFCLWGSWLTTLGSYMFVTLKFDGAAIGAVYSSLGIAAVLMPTLLGIVADKWISAKWVYAICHLVGALTLYLAAQVTTPGEMFLVILLNSLAYMPTLGLINTISYYRLQSAGLDIVTDFPPIRIWGTIGFILAMWGVSFSGFELSHMQLYIGATLSVLLALFTLTLPHIPVANAQRNQSWTEMLGLNAFALFKNKRMAIFFIFSMMLGAELQITNMFGNTFLHSFDKDPLFAGSFIVEHASVLMSISQISETLFILTIPFFLSRYGIKNVMLISIVAWMLRFGLFAFGDPTPFGTVLLVLSMIVYGCAFDFFNISGSVFVEKEVRPEIRASAQGMFLMMTNGFGCILGGMVSGKVVEHFTVEGITDWQSVWLIFAGYSLVLAFAFVALFKYKHVRQPTAAQQSA from the coding sequence ATGAATCTTAAGCTGCAGCTAAAAATACTGTCGTTCCTGCAGTTCTGCCTTTGGGGGAGCTGGCTGACCACGCTCGGCTCGTACATGTTTGTCACGCTGAAGTTTGACGGCGCGGCAATCGGCGCAGTGTATAGCTCGCTCGGCATCGCCGCCGTCCTGATGCCAACGCTGCTCGGCATCGTCGCCGATAAATGGATCAGCGCCAAATGGGTATACGCCATCTGCCACCTGGTCGGCGCGTTAACGCTGTATCTGGCGGCGCAGGTCACCACGCCGGGCGAGATGTTCCTTGTGATCCTCCTCAACTCGCTGGCCTATATGCCGACGCTGGGGCTGATTAACACCATCTCTTACTATCGCCTGCAGTCGGCGGGGCTGGATATCGTCACCGATTTCCCGCCAATTCGTATCTGGGGCACCATCGGCTTTATCCTCGCCATGTGGGGCGTCAGCTTCTCGGGCTTCGAACTGAGCCATATGCAGTTGTACATTGGCGCGACGCTGTCGGTCTTGCTGGCGCTGTTCACCCTGACGCTGCCGCATATTCCGGTCGCCAACGCCCAGCGCAATCAAAGCTGGACGGAGATGCTGGGGCTTAACGCCTTTGCGCTGTTTAAAAACAAGCGCATGGCTATCTTCTTTATCTTCTCGATGATGCTCGGTGCCGAACTGCAAATCACCAATATGTTCGGCAACACCTTCCTGCATAGCTTCGATAAAGATCCGCTGTTTGCCGGCAGCTTTATCGTCGAGCACGCGTCAGTGCTGATGTCGATTTCGCAGATCTCCGAAACGCTGTTTATCCTGACCATCCCGTTCTTCCTTAGCCGCTACGGCATTAAGAACGTGATGCTGATTAGTATCGTGGCGTGGATGCTGCGCTTCGGCCTGTTCGCCTTTGGCGACCCGACACCGTTCGGCACTGTACTACTGGTGCTGTCGATGATCGTCTACGGCTGCGCCTTCGACTTCTTCAACATCTCCGGTTCGGTGTTCGTTGAGAAAGAGGTTCGTCCGGAAATCCGCGCCAGCGCCCAGGGAATGTTCCTGATGATGACCAACGGCTTCGGCTGTATTCTTGGCGGGATGGTGAGCGGCAAAGTGGTTGAGCACTTTACCGTCGAGGGGATCACTGACTGGCAAAGCGTGTGGCTGATTTTCGCCGGTTATTCGCTGGTGCTGGCCTTTGCCTTCGTGGCGCTGTTCAAATACAAACACGTCAGACAACCGACCGCCGCCCAGCAGAGCGCGTGA
- a CDS encoding DUF554 domain-containing protein has protein sequence MVTGPFINASAVLVGGVLGALLSQRLPERIRTSMTSIFGLASLGIGILLVIKCANLPVMVLSTLVGTLLGEICNMEKGINTLVSKLQQLMSAKGKKKASAHESYIQSYVAIIVLFCASGTGVFGAMREGMTGDASILIAKAFLDFFTATIFACTLGIAVAAISVPMLLIQLTLAACAAIIMPLTTPTMLADFSAVGGMLLVATGLRICGIKMFAVVNMLPALVLAMPISAAWTLFFA, from the coding sequence GTGGTTACAGGACCTTTTATTAACGCCAGCGCGGTGCTGGTCGGCGGTGTGCTGGGTGCCTTGCTCAGTCAACGGTTGCCGGAACGGATCCGCACATCAATGACCTCAATTTTTGGCCTGGCGTCATTAGGCATCGGCATTTTACTGGTCATTAAGTGCGCCAATCTGCCAGTGATGGTGCTGTCGACCCTGGTGGGGACGCTGCTCGGCGAAATATGCAATATGGAAAAAGGCATCAATACGCTGGTCAGTAAGCTCCAGCAGTTGATGTCAGCGAAAGGCAAGAAAAAGGCTTCGGCTCATGAGTCTTATATTCAGAGCTATGTGGCGATTATCGTCCTGTTCTGCGCCAGCGGCACCGGCGTCTTCGGCGCCATGCGCGAAGGGATGACTGGCGACGCCAGCATTCTGATTGCTAAAGCGTTTCTCGACTTTTTCACTGCCACCATTTTCGCCTGCACCCTGGGCATTGCCGTCGCCGCCATCAGCGTGCCGATGCTGCTCATCCAGCTGACTCTTGCGGCCTGCGCGGCGATCATTATGCCGCTTACTACCCCGACGATGTTGGCGGATTTCAGCGCCGTCGGCGGTATGCTGCTGGTGGCCACCGGGCTGCGCATCTGCGGGATAAAAATGTTTGCGGTGGTGAATATGCTGCCTGCGCTGGTGCTGGCGATGCCAATTTCAGCGGCCTGGACGCTGTTTTTTGCCTGA
- the trmB gene encoding tRNA (guanosine(46)-N7)-methyltransferase TrmB, whose protein sequence is MKNDVISPEFDENGRPLRRIRSFVRRQGRLTKGQQHALDNIWPVMGVEFNDAPLDFAALFGRDAPVTLEIGFGMGASLVAMAKAKPEQNFLGIEVHSPGVGACLASAEEEGVQNLRVMCHDAVEVLHTMIPDNSLNMVQLFFPDPWHKARHNKRRIVQPPFAELVKSKLKLGGVFHMATDWEAYAVHMLEVMSSLEGYRNQSASNDYVPRPESRPVTKFEQRGHRLGHGVWDLMFERVK, encoded by the coding sequence ATGAAAAACGACGTCATTTCTCCGGAATTCGATGAAAACGGTCGCCCGCTGCGCCGTATTCGTAGCTTCGTCCGTCGCCAGGGGCGCCTGACGAAAGGGCAGCAGCATGCGCTGGATAACATTTGGCCGGTGATGGGCGTTGAATTCAACGATGCGCCACTCGATTTCGCTGCCCTGTTTGGCCGCGACGCGCCGGTCACACTAGAAATTGGTTTCGGCATGGGGGCTTCGCTGGTGGCGATGGCGAAAGCCAAACCGGAACAGAATTTCCTCGGCATTGAAGTGCACTCCCCTGGCGTTGGCGCCTGTCTGGCTTCTGCTGAAGAAGAAGGTGTGCAAAATCTGCGCGTGATGTGTCACGATGCGGTGGAAGTGCTGCATACCATGATCCCGGATAACTCACTGAATATGGTGCAGCTGTTTTTCCCTGACCCGTGGCATAAAGCGCGTCATAATAAACGTCGTATCGTGCAGCCGCCTTTCGCTGAGCTGGTCAAAAGCAAACTGAAACTCGGCGGCGTCTTCCATATGGCGACCGACTGGGAAGCCTATGCCGTGCATATGCTGGAAGTGATGTCCTCGCTGGAAGGCTATCGTAACCAGTCGGCAAGCAACGATTACGTACCGCGCCCGGAATCGCGCCCGGTAACCAAATTTGAACAGCGTGGCCATCGTCTCGGCCACGGCGTATGGGACTTAATGTTCGAGAGGGTGAAATAA
- a CDS encoding ornithine decarboxylase, producing the protein MKSMHIAASCELVTRLSTHRRVVALDSTDFTDVAAVVITAADSRSGILALLRRSGFNLPVYLLSETAVERPEGVQAVIAGKDQEWLELEAAACDYEARLLPPFFNTLTQYVEMDNSTFACPGHQHGAFFKKHPAGRQFYDFFGENVFRADMCNADVKLGDLLIHEGSAKHAQKFAAKVFNADKTYFVLNGTSAANKVVTNALLTRGDLVLFDRNNHKSNHHGALIQAGATPVYLEAARNPFGFIGGIDERCFDEHYLRDLIREAAPEKANASRPFRLAVIQLGTYDGTVYNARQVVDKIGHLCDYILFDSAWVGYEQFIPMMADCSPLLLELTPDDPGIFVTQSVHKQQAGFSQTSQIHKKDNHLRGQARFCPHKRLNNAFMLHASTSPFYPLFAALDVNAKIHEGESGRRLWAECVALGIEARKAIIANCKMIQPFIPPVVAGRPWQDHPTEAIARERRFFSFEPDARWHGFEGYADDQYFVDPCKLLLTTPGIDAESGEYSEFGIPATILAHYLRENGIVPEKCDLNSILFLLTPAESAEKMAQLVAMLGQFEQHIESDTPLADVLPTIYNKYPVRYRDYTLRELCQEMHDLYVSFDVKSLQKEMFRKRSFPRVVMNPQDANREFIRGNVELVRLSEAEGRVAAEGALPYPPGVLCVVPGEIWGGAVLRYFLALEEGVNMLPGFSPELQGVYSETDPDGIKRLYGYVLKG; encoded by the coding sequence ATGAAATCCATGCACATTGCCGCCAGCTGCGAGCTGGTCACCCGCTTGTCCACCCACCGTCGCGTTGTGGCGCTGGACAGTACCGATTTTACCGATGTGGCGGCAGTCGTCATCACCGCGGCGGACAGTCGCAGCGGCATCCTTGCTCTCCTCAGACGCAGCGGATTTAATCTGCCGGTCTACCTGCTGAGTGAGACGGCGGTCGAGAGGCCAGAGGGGGTGCAGGCGGTGATCGCCGGTAAAGATCAGGAGTGGCTGGAGCTGGAGGCGGCGGCCTGTGATTATGAAGCGCGTCTGCTGCCGCCGTTTTTCAATACGCTGACCCAGTACGTCGAGATGGATAACAGCACTTTTGCCTGTCCGGGGCATCAGCACGGGGCGTTTTTCAAAAAGCACCCTGCAGGCCGTCAGTTCTATGACTTTTTTGGCGAAAATGTCTTTCGCGCCGACATGTGCAACGCCGACGTGAAATTAGGCGATCTGCTGATCCACGAAGGGTCGGCCAAGCACGCGCAGAAGTTCGCTGCGAAAGTGTTCAATGCGGATAAAACCTACTTCGTCCTCAACGGCACCTCGGCGGCCAACAAAGTCGTGACCAATGCGCTGTTGACCCGCGGCGATCTGGTGCTGTTCGATCGTAACAACCACAAGTCAAACCATCACGGGGCGCTGATTCAGGCGGGGGCGACGCCGGTCTATCTTGAAGCCGCGCGCAATCCGTTCGGTTTTATCGGCGGCATTGACGAGCGCTGCTTTGATGAGCATTACCTGCGGGATCTCATCCGCGAAGCGGCGCCTGAGAAAGCCAATGCCTCCCGCCCGTTTCGTCTGGCGGTGATCCAGCTGGGGACCTACGACGGCACGGTCTATAACGCCCGCCAGGTGGTGGATAAAATAGGCCACCTCTGCGATTACATCCTGTTCGACTCGGCGTGGGTGGGCTATGAGCAATTTATCCCGATGATGGCCGACTGCTCGCCGCTGCTGCTGGAGCTGACCCCGGACGATCCGGGTATTTTTGTCACCCAGTCCGTGCACAAGCAGCAGGCCGGCTTCTCACAGACGTCGCAGATCCATAAAAAGGATAACCATCTGCGCGGCCAGGCGCGTTTCTGTCCGCACAAGCGGCTGAATAACGCCTTTATGCTGCATGCCTCCACCAGCCCGTTCTATCCGCTGTTTGCCGCGCTGGACGTCAACGCCAAAATTCATGAAGGTGAGAGCGGCCGCCGCCTGTGGGCCGAGTGTGTGGCGCTGGGCATTGAGGCGCGGAAAGCGATCATCGCTAACTGCAAGATGATCCAGCCCTTTATTCCGCCAGTGGTGGCGGGGCGTCCATGGCAGGATCACCCGACCGAGGCGATCGCCCGGGAGCGCCGCTTCTTCAGCTTCGAACCCGACGCGCGCTGGCATGGTTTTGAGGGCTATGCGGACGACCAGTATTTTGTCGACCCGTGCAAGCTGCTGCTGACCACCCCGGGCATTGACGCTGAAAGCGGGGAGTACAGTGAGTTCGGCATCCCGGCGACCATTCTGGCGCATTATCTGCGTGAAAACGGCATCGTGCCGGAGAAGTGCGATCTCAACTCGATTCTGTTCCTGCTGACGCCGGCGGAGAGCGCCGAAAAAATGGCGCAGCTGGTGGCGATGCTGGGACAGTTCGAACAGCATATTGAATCGGATACGCCGCTGGCCGACGTGCTGCCGACCATCTACAACAAGTATCCGGTGCGCTATCGCGATTACACCCTCCGCGAGCTGTGCCAGGAGATGCACGATCTGTACGTCAGCTTTGATGTGAAGAGCCTGCAAAAGGAGATGTTCCGTAAACGGAGCTTCCCGCGCGTGGTGATGAATCCGCAGGATGCTAACCGCGAATTTATCCGCGGCAACGTGGAGCTGGTGCGTCTGAGCGAAGCGGAAGGCCGCGTCGCGGCTGAAGGGGCGCTGCCCTATCCGCCGGGGGTATTATGCGTGGTGCCCGGCGAGATCTGGGGCGGGGCAGTACTGCGCTATTTCCTCGCGCTGGAGGAGGGGGTCAATATGCTGCCGGGCTTCTCACCGGAGCTGCAGGGGGTTTACAGCGAGACGGATCCGGACGGCATTAAGCGGCTGTATGGCTACGTGCTGAAGGGATAA
- a CDS encoding nucleotidyl transferase AbiEii/AbiGii toxin family protein encodes MNIFDYYRNASQRSELQEILSYAAQQHPSGLGASFLEKDLWVTEILRLLFNEDLLGELSVAFKGGTALSKCWNVIERFSEDIDLSVHWADLAGHSEEEEQQAWEQSTLNNSQNRRFREQQQERLTEWTNALAERLNQRFQVYEIPGLEANMEPDSGGEKVDIYFPRVKEDSMAYQRDHILLEFGGRNRGKPTDLMPVVSYLSGIAGMDTLQLPTATVNAYDTGYILWEKLTALHQFCTQTKAPNPARLARHWYDVDCLLRNHFANPYETQEAMQNVVEMKQRRWPVPGVDFTQVIVGKLQLLPDDDERFAAIAGDHQTAVEGGMFFHQPDRFTDIADRLRHAQDEINRFMRDSGAQI; translated from the coding sequence ATGAACATTTTTGATTACTACCGGAACGCATCACAACGTAGCGAGCTTCAGGAAATCCTCTCTTACGCGGCGCAGCAGCATCCCTCCGGGCTGGGAGCCAGTTTTCTGGAAAAGGATCTCTGGGTAACGGAGATCCTTCGACTGCTTTTTAATGAGGATTTGCTGGGAGAATTATCTGTCGCGTTTAAAGGTGGAACGGCGTTAAGCAAATGCTGGAACGTGATTGAGCGTTTTTCTGAAGATATCGATCTTTCTGTTCACTGGGCCGATCTGGCAGGTCACTCAGAAGAGGAAGAACAGCAGGCATGGGAGCAAAGCACGCTAAATAACAGCCAGAATCGTCGGTTCAGAGAGCAGCAGCAAGAGCGCTTAACAGAATGGACAAACGCGCTGGCAGAACGGTTAAACCAACGCTTTCAGGTTTATGAAATTCCGGGCCTTGAAGCAAACATGGAGCCCGACAGCGGTGGCGAAAAAGTCGATATCTATTTCCCACGGGTGAAAGAAGACAGTATGGCCTATCAGCGCGATCATATTCTGTTGGAATTTGGCGGACGAAATCGTGGCAAGCCAACCGATCTGATGCCTGTTGTAAGTTATCTGTCCGGGATTGCAGGCATGGATACACTCCAGTTACCCACCGCGACCGTAAACGCTTATGACACCGGTTATATTCTTTGGGAAAAGCTGACGGCGCTGCACCAGTTCTGCACGCAAACCAAAGCGCCAAATCCGGCCCGACTGGCACGCCACTGGTATGATGTGGACTGCCTGCTGCGTAATCATTTTGCCAACCCCTATGAAACGCAGGAAGCCATGCAGAATGTGGTCGAAATGAAGCAACGTCGCTGGCCCGTGCCGGGCGTGGATTTTACTCAGGTCATTGTCGGAAAGTTACAACTATTGCCAGACGACGATGAACGGTTCGCCGCGATCGCCGGAGATCATCAAACGGCGGTGGAAGGAGGAATGTTCTTTCATCAGCCTGACCGATTTACTGACATTGCCGATCGTCTTCGCCATGCGCAAGATGAAATCAATCGGTTTATGCGTGACTCTGGGGCACAAATATAG
- a CDS encoding oxidative damage protection protein — translation MSRTIFCTFLQREADGQDFQLYPGELGKRIYNEISKEAWAQWQHKQTMLINEKKLSMMNPEHRKLLEQEMVQFLFEGKDVHIEGYTPPEKQ, via the coding sequence ATGAGCAGAACCATTTTTTGTACTTTCCTGCAGCGTGAAGCGGACGGCCAGGATTTCCAGCTCTATCCGGGCGAACTCGGGAAGCGCATTTACAACGAAATCTCCAAAGAAGCCTGGGCGCAGTGGCAGCACAAGCAGACCATGCTGATCAACGAGAAAAAACTCAGCATGATGAACCCGGAGCACCGCAAGCTGCTGGAGCAGGAGATGGTGCAGTTCCTGTTTGAAGGGAAAGACGTGCATATCGAAGGCTACACGCCGCCGGAAAAACAGTAA
- a CDS encoding DUF6088 family protein, with translation MSVAALARQRVHRMKRGIPFSISGFYSLGSRASVQQAMSRLVKEGLLVRVERGFYSRPKPLKNLPSVNIVASANEVAAAWAKERGYKITLQGLEAAYRLGLQTQAPVKRIYWSNGPTREFRVGNELVRIQHKSASRLRWLNRPEGELMRGLLSLDQQHTPPETLKNAFHRLRIPSAKARQIAGKLMNEPALHAWRSQLIALQKAL, from the coding sequence ATGTCTGTTGCCGCTCTGGCCCGCCAGCGGGTTCACCGTATGAAGCGTGGCATCCCCTTTTCCATCAGCGGATTTTATTCGCTGGGAAGCCGTGCGTCGGTACAACAGGCAATGAGTCGTCTGGTCAAAGAAGGCCTGCTGGTCCGGGTCGAACGAGGCTTCTACTCTCGGCCAAAACCGTTGAAAAATCTTCCATCCGTAAACATAGTCGCTAGTGCCAATGAGGTTGCCGCCGCATGGGCAAAAGAACGCGGTTACAAAATCACCCTTCAGGGACTGGAAGCCGCTTACCGGTTAGGGCTGCAAACGCAGGCACCGGTTAAACGTATCTACTGGTCAAACGGCCCTACGCGAGAGTTTCGTGTCGGCAATGAGCTGGTCCGGATCCAGCACAAATCAGCAAGCCGGTTACGTTGGCTGAACCGACCTGAAGGAGAGCTGATGCGTGGTTTGTTGAGTCTGGATCAGCAACATACTCCACCGGAAACGCTGAAGAATGCTTTTCATCGGCTCCGCATCCCGTCCGCTAAAGCGCGACAGATTGCCGGAAAGTTAATGAATGAGCCTGCGCTTCACGCCTGGCGCTCGCAGCTTATAGCGTTGCAAAAGGCGCTCTGA
- the mltC gene encoding membrane-bound lytic murein transglycosylase MltC, with protein MKKYLALALIAPLLVSCSSSNKKGTEYNEAWVKDTNGFDILMGQFAHNIENIWGYNEVLLAGPKDYVKYTDQYQTRSHINFDAGTITVETIAGTDPRGRLRQAIIKTLLMGDDPNSIDLYSDVDDIQISKEPFLYGQVVDNTGASIRWEWRAARYADYLLQTRLKSRNNGLRVIYSITINLVPNHLDKRAHKYLGMVRQASRKYGVDESLILAIMQTESSFNPYAVSHADAMGLMQVVQHSAGKDVFRSQGKSGLPSRSYLFDPANNIDTGTAYLAMLNNVYLAGIDNPTSRRYAVITAYNGGAGSVLRVFSSDKVQAANIINSMAPGDVYQTLTTRHPSAESRRYLYKVNTAQKSYRRK; from the coding sequence ATGAAAAAATACTTAGCGCTCGCGCTGATTGCGCCGTTGCTCGTTTCGTGTTCCAGCTCCAATAAAAAAGGCACCGAATACAACGAGGCCTGGGTCAAGGACACGAACGGATTCGATATCCTGATGGGCCAGTTTGCCCATAACATCGAGAACATTTGGGGGTATAACGAAGTCCTGCTCGCCGGGCCGAAGGACTACGTTAAATATACCGATCAATATCAAACCCGCAGCCACATCAACTTTGATGCCGGGACGATCACCGTAGAGACCATCGCGGGCACCGATCCGCGCGGACGACTGCGCCAGGCGATCATCAAAACGCTGCTGATGGGCGATGACCCCAACTCCATTGACCTCTATTCCGACGTCGATGATATTCAGATCTCCAAAGAGCCGTTCCTCTATGGTCAGGTGGTGGATAACACCGGCGCGTCGATTCGCTGGGAGTGGCGCGCCGCGCGCTACGCCGATTATTTGCTGCAAACCCGCCTCAAGAGCCGCAACAATGGCCTGCGCGTGATCTACAGCATCACCATTAACCTGGTACCAAACCACCTCGACAAACGTGCGCATAAATACCTCGGCATGGTGCGCCAGGCCTCGCGTAAATACGGCGTTGATGAGTCGCTGATCCTTGCGATTATGCAAACAGAATCATCGTTTAACCCCTATGCGGTGAGCCACGCGGATGCCATGGGGCTGATGCAGGTCGTCCAGCACAGCGCGGGGAAAGACGTCTTCCGTTCGCAGGGCAAATCCGGCCTGCCGAGCCGCAGCTATCTGTTTGACCCGGCGAATAACATCGATACCGGCACCGCTTATCTGGCGATGCTGAACAATGTTTATCTCGCCGGCATCGATAACCCCACCTCGCGTCGCTACGCGGTGATCACCGCCTATAACGGCGGCGCCGGCAGCGTACTGCGCGTCTTCTCCAGCGATAAAGTCCAGGCGGCGAACATCATTAACAGCATGGCGCCAGGCGACGTCTACCAGACGCTCACCACCCGCCATCCGTCGGCCGAATCGCGCCGGTATCTGTATAAAGTTAACACTGCGCAGAAAAGCTATCGCCGCAAATAA
- a CDS encoding YggL family protein has product MAKNRSRRLRKKMHIDEFQELGFSVAWRFPEGTTEEQIDQTVNDLIEEVIEPNKLAFDGSGYLSWEGLICMQEIGKCTEEHQAIVRQWLEARKLEDVRTSELFDVWWD; this is encoded by the coding sequence ATGGCCAAGAATCGTAGCCGTCGTCTGCGTAAAAAAATGCATATCGATGAGTTTCAGGAGTTAGGCTTCTCCGTCGCCTGGCGTTTCCCGGAAGGGACCACCGAAGAGCAGATCGACCAGACGGTCAACGATCTGATCGAAGAGGTGATTGAGCCGAACAAGCTGGCCTTCGATGGCAGCGGCTATCTCTCCTGGGAAGGGCTCATCTGCATGCAGGAGATCGGTAAGTGCACCGAAGAGCATCAGGCCATCGTACGCCAATGGCTGGAAGCGCGTAAGTTAGAGGATGTGCGCACCAGCGAACTTTTTGACGTCTGGTGGGACTAA
- a CDS encoding DUF2884 domain-containing protein, translating to MMRKTLLAVALSVTALSAHADYQCSVTPRDDVILSPQQVQVKGENGNLVIKPDGNLTFNGKAYTLSAAQREQAQDYQASLRSSLPWIDEGARSRVEKGRKALDKIITEQVGANSSMHGRLTKLDAQLKEQMNRIIERRSDGLTFHYKAIDQVRADGQQLVNQAMGGILQDSINEMGAKAVLKGGGNPLQGILGSLGGLQTAIQDEWKNQEADFQQFGKDVCSRVVSLEDSRKSLVGSLK from the coding sequence ATGATGCGTAAAACGCTGCTGGCGGTGGCGCTCTCCGTCACCGCTTTGTCTGCCCATGCGGACTACCAGTGTAGCGTCACGCCGCGTGACGATGTGATCCTCAGCCCGCAGCAGGTGCAGGTGAAAGGGGAAAACGGCAATCTGGTGATAAAGCCGGACGGCAACCTGACCTTTAACGGTAAAGCCTATACTCTCAGCGCCGCCCAGCGCGAGCAGGCGCAGGACTATCAGGCCAGTCTGCGCAGCAGCCTGCCGTGGATTGACGAAGGCGCGCGCTCGCGAGTCGAAAAAGGCCGCAAGGCGCTGGATAAAATCATTACCGAACAGGTTGGCGCCAACAGCAGCATGCATGGTCGCCTGACCAAGCTGGATGCGCAGCTGAAAGAACAGATGAACCGCATCATTGAGCGCCGCAGCGATGGCCTGACCTTCCACTATAAAGCTATCGACCAGGTACGTGCCGATGGTCAGCAGCTGGTGAATCAGGCGATGGGCGGCATTCTGCAGGACAGTATTAACGAGATGGGAGCGAAAGCAGTGCTCAAAGGCGGCGGCAACCCGCTGCAGGGCATTCTCGGCAGCCTCGGCGGCCTGCAAACGGCGATTCAGGATGAATGGAAAAACCAGGAGGCCGATTTCCAGCAGTTTGGTAAGGACGTCTGCAGCCGGGTGGTCTCGCTGGAGGATAGCAGGAAATCGCTGGTTGGCTCGCTGAAATAA